The Vibrio astriarenae genome contains a region encoding:
- the torA gene encoding trimethylamine-N-oxide reductase TorA: MAITRRSFLKGVAGTSAASLIGPSLLASASANAAETEGTWKVSGSHWGAFRARVWGGKVQEIKPLELDKYPTDMLNGIKGIIYSPSRVRYPMVRLDWLKKHKYAADTRGNNRFVRVTWDEALDLFYRELERVQKDYGPWALHTGQTGWRQTGQMHSCNNHMQRAMGLHGYSVKKVGDYSTGAGQTILPYVLGSTEVYAQGTSWELILENSDNIVLWGNDPVKNLQVGWTCETHESFAYLEQLKEKVAKKEINVISVDPVRNKTARYLENDLRYIHPHTDVPFMLGVAHVLYNEDLHDKDFIETYCLGFEDFIKYVQGETKDRIEKTPEWAAEICGASAQEIRDFARMLVNGRTQILVGWSIQRQEHGEQPYWMAAVIAAMVGQIGLPGGGISYGHHYSGIGVSSTGFAAPGSFPLNIDQGQEPKHTNQDFNGYSRVIPVARWVDALIEPGKKINANGAVITLPDTKMMVFSGNNPWHHHQDRNKMKQAFKALQTVVSIDFAWTATCRFSDIVLPACTQFERNDIDGYGAYSGRGLIAMHKLVDPLFQSKTDFDIMTELTARWGRDKDYTRGMTEMEWVKSLYDSCKASNEGKFDMPEFEEFWEKGFLDFGKGKPWTRHAAFREDPEINALGTPSGFIEITSRTIGNMGYEHCQEHPMWFEKSERSHGGPGSEKHPFWLQSCHPDKRLHSQMCESEEFRATYAVQGREPIYLNPEDAKKKGIKDGDVVRVFNDRGQLLAGAVLMDAYAPGVVRIEEGAWYGPLNEKVGAIDTYGDPNTLTQDIPSSELAQATSANTCQVDIEKFNGDLPPVTAFGGPLEVA; encoded by the coding sequence ATGGCAATTACACGAAGAAGTTTTCTTAAAGGTGTAGCAGGGACAAGTGCGGCCTCTCTAATCGGCCCGAGTCTACTAGCATCAGCGTCAGCAAACGCAGCGGAAACTGAAGGTACTTGGAAAGTATCTGGTTCACACTGGGGCGCATTCCGCGCTCGAGTGTGGGGTGGTAAAGTTCAAGAGATTAAACCACTAGAGCTAGATAAATACCCAACAGACATGTTGAATGGTATTAAAGGTATTATCTACAGCCCATCACGTGTGCGTTACCCTATGGTGCGTCTTGATTGGCTGAAAAAGCACAAGTATGCGGCGGATACACGCGGTAACAACCGTTTCGTTCGTGTGACTTGGGATGAAGCGCTTGATCTATTCTATCGTGAGCTAGAACGCGTACAGAAAGACTATGGCCCTTGGGCTCTACACACTGGCCAAACAGGTTGGCGTCAAACGGGTCAAATGCACAGCTGTAATAACCACATGCAACGTGCAATGGGTCTACATGGTTACTCTGTGAAGAAAGTGGGTGACTACTCAACAGGTGCAGGCCAAACGATCCTACCTTACGTTCTTGGTTCGACCGAGGTATACGCGCAAGGTACGTCTTGGGAACTCATCCTTGAGAACAGTGACAACATTGTCCTTTGGGGTAACGATCCTGTTAAGAACCTACAGGTAGGTTGGACGTGTGAAACTCACGAGTCATTTGCGTACCTAGAACAGCTAAAAGAGAAAGTGGCGAAGAAAGAGATCAACGTTATCTCTGTTGACCCTGTTCGCAATAAGACAGCTCGCTACCTAGAGAACGATCTGCGTTACATTCACCCACACACAGACGTACCGTTTATGCTGGGTGTTGCGCACGTTCTATATAATGAAGACCTGCACGACAAAGACTTTATTGAAACCTACTGTTTGGGCTTTGAAGACTTTATCAAATACGTTCAAGGTGAGACCAAAGACCGTATTGAGAAGACCCCTGAGTGGGCGGCTGAGATCTGTGGCGCAAGCGCACAAGAGATCCGCGACTTTGCTCGTATGCTAGTTAACGGCCGTACGCAAATCTTGGTTGGTTGGAGTATCCAACGTCAAGAGCATGGTGAGCAACCATACTGGATGGCAGCAGTTATCGCAGCAATGGTGGGCCAAATCGGTCTACCGGGTGGCGGTATCTCTTATGGTCACCACTACTCTGGTATCGGTGTTTCTTCAACAGGTTTTGCAGCGCCAGGCTCATTCCCATTGAACATCGACCAAGGCCAAGAGCCGAAGCACACCAACCAGGATTTCAACGGCTACAGCCGTGTTATCCCAGTCGCACGTTGGGTTGATGCGTTGATCGAACCGGGCAAGAAAATCAACGCAAACGGTGCAGTGATTACGCTTCCAGATACCAAGATGATGGTATTTAGTGGTAACAACCCATGGCACCACCACCAAGATCGCAACAAGATGAAGCAAGCGTTTAAAGCACTTCAAACCGTTGTATCGATTGACTTTGCGTGGACGGCAACGTGTCGCTTCTCAGATATCGTATTACCAGCATGTACTCAGTTCGAGCGTAACGATATCGATGGTTACGGTGCATACTCTGGCCGTGGCTTGATTGCGATGCACAAGCTAGTGGATCCATTGTTCCAGTCGAAGACAGACTTCGACATCATGACTGAGCTAACGGCTCGCTGGGGTCGTGATAAGGACTACACTCGCGGTATGACAGAGATGGAGTGGGTTAAATCACTTTACGATAGCTGTAAAGCATCAAACGAAGGCAAGTTCGACATGCCAGAGTTTGAAGAATTCTGGGAGAAAGGCTTCCTAGACTTCGGTAAAGGTAAACCTTGGACTCGTCACGCAGCATTCCGTGAAGACCCTGAGATCAATGCTCTAGGTACACCATCGGGTTTCATTGAGATCACAAGCCGTACTATCGGCAACATGGGCTACGAGCACTGTCAAGAGCACCCAATGTGGTTCGAGAAGTCTGAGCGTTCACACGGCGGCCCAGGCTCTGAAAAACACCCATTCTGGCTGCAGTCTTGTCACCCAGACAAGCGTCTGCACTCTCAGATGTGTGAATCAGAAGAGTTCCGCGCAACGTATGCGGTACAAGGTCGTGAGCCAATCTACCTCAACCCTGAAGATGCCAAGAAGAAAGGCATCAAAGATGGTGATGTGGTACGTGTATTTAACGATCGTGGTCAGCTTCTTGCAGGTGCAGTTCTGATGGATGCTTACGCTCCAGGTGTTGTACGTATCGAAGAAGGTGCTTGGTATGGCCCTCTTAACGAGAAAGTCGGTGCCATTGACACCTACGGCGATCCAAACACACTAACACAAGACATTCCGTCTTCTGAACTTGCTCAAGCAACCAGTGCAAACACGTGTCAGGTTGATATTGAGAAATTCAATGGTGACCTTCCGCCAGTAACAGCATTCGGTGGACCGTTAGAAGTCGCCTAG
- a CDS encoding DUF2750 domain-containing protein — protein MTSVNTPSVPKDPMERMNIFFKAAVADLKIWLLIDEHGSVLLNTDDEECVPVWPSEEHALMWATDEWEGFKAEPISLAKWKSRWTRGLEEDELSLVVFPDTNGEGVVLYPDEFEFELQKRESKRK, from the coding sequence ATGACTTCTGTAAATACACCATCTGTTCCTAAAGATCCGATGGAGCGAATGAATATCTTCTTTAAGGCCGCTGTTGCTGATCTTAAAATTTGGCTTCTGATTGATGAGCACGGCAGTGTGCTGCTCAACACAGATGATGAAGAGTGTGTCCCAGTATGGCCGTCAGAAGAGCACGCATTAATGTGGGCAACCGACGAGTGGGAAGGATTCAAAGCTGAGCCTATTTCACTGGCTAAGTGGAAAAGTCGCTGGACACGCGGTTTGGAAGAAGATGAGCTATCACTCGTGGTCTTCCCAGACACCAATGGTGAAGGGGTTGTTCTTTACCCAGATGAATTCGAATTTGAACTGCAAAAACGCGAATCAAAACGTAAATAG
- the torC gene encoding pentaheme c-type cytochrome TorC encodes MSFIKKLWRTMTRPAVHISLGVLTLGGFLAGVIFWGGFNTALEVTNTEEFCISCHTMRDNVYVELQDTVHWKNNSGVRATCPDCHVPHNWTDKIARKMQASKEVFAQIFGDLDTPEKFEARRLELARHEWDRFSANGSLECKNCHNYDSMDFEQMSPTARIQMASAAERDQSCVDCHKGIAHHLPQDMAAASGIVGDLEQVANSTRYSSGNDVISVRHLPMYTDESAQTEAGLLSPASQVAIVGEKGDMIEIQIDGWRKAKGFGRVLQEEFGMNIATAILTREVSTSDIVKVGEKKEDELTGLPWEEVSVNLWMKKESMVSDFDPIWKAAGEAYVTNCSTCHTQPDEAHFSANGWVGMLDGMIAFVNFDTDTEALVLKYLQKHSSDFSEGHH; translated from the coding sequence ATGTCTTTCATTAAAAAATTGTGGCGCACTATGACGCGCCCCGCTGTACACATTAGCCTTGGTGTACTCACACTCGGTGGTTTCCTCGCCGGTGTCATCTTTTGGGGTGGCTTCAACACAGCCCTAGAGGTAACAAACACGGAAGAGTTCTGTATCAGCTGTCACACGATGCGTGACAATGTTTACGTAGAACTTCAAGATACAGTTCACTGGAAAAATAATTCTGGTGTTCGTGCAACTTGTCCAGACTGTCACGTACCACATAACTGGACAGACAAAATCGCGCGTAAGATGCAGGCTTCAAAAGAAGTTTTTGCACAGATTTTCGGTGATTTAGATACACCTGAAAAATTTGAAGCTCGCCGTTTAGAGCTAGCTCGTCACGAATGGGATCGTTTCTCAGCAAATGGCTCTCTGGAGTGTAAAAACTGTCACAACTATGACTCGATGGACTTCGAGCAGATGTCACCAACAGCACGTATCCAAATGGCTTCGGCAGCTGAACGAGATCAAAGCTGTGTGGATTGTCACAAAGGTATCGCGCACCACCTTCCACAAGACATGGCAGCGGCAAGCGGTATCGTTGGTGACCTAGAGCAAGTTGCCAACAGCACGCGTTACTCAAGTGGTAATGATGTTATCTCAGTTCGCCACTTACCAATGTACACCGATGAGTCGGCTCAAACAGAGGCAGGTCTACTTAGCCCAGCAAGCCAAGTGGCGATCGTGGGCGAAAAAGGCGACATGATTGAAATTCAAATTGACGGTTGGCGTAAAGCGAAAGGCTTTGGTCGAGTCCTTCAAGAAGAGTTTGGTATGAACATTGCGACTGCAATCCTGACTCGTGAAGTGTCGACAAGCGATATCGTTAAAGTGGGTGAGAAGAAAGAAGACGAGCTGACAGGCCTTCCGTGGGAAGAAGTTTCAGTCAATCTATGGATGAAGAAAGAGTCTATGGTGTCTGACTTTGATCCGATCTGGAAAGCAGCGGGTGAAGCTTACGTAACGAACTGTTCAACCTGTCACACGCAACCTGATGAAGCACACTTCAGTGCTAACGGTTGGGTCGGCATGCTAGACGGTATGATCGCATTCGTTAACTTCGATACAGATACAGAGGCGCTAGTACTTAAGTACCTACAGAAGCACTCATCTGATTTCTCTGAAGGCCACCACTAA
- a CDS encoding DUF429 domain-containing protein codes for MEQCIYLGIDGCKFGWWAWSIEDGRLTGGLFSGLEALLSQYDQPIHCLIDMPIGFSDSESPDRQCDKAARRKLTKVKQSSIFPVPCRDAVYSDSYLQGCELNMKEVGKKFSKQTWGIVPKIRELDEHLRRAEVGYNDVIRESHPEVLFAQLAGKPLETNKRTSEGRDERIALLETLHPSLGKAVHQATNKTLRKHVMPDDIIDALVLCMASQSALHLTRLPDKADYDRYGNCREIVYPKSFSLPEIEQIVLMEEPFETQMP; via the coding sequence ATGGAGCAATGTATATACCTTGGTATCGATGGATGTAAGTTTGGCTGGTGGGCTTGGTCTATAGAAGATGGTCGGCTGACTGGCGGTCTATTTTCTGGCTTGGAAGCGTTACTTTCGCAATATGACCAACCTATCCATTGCCTGATCGATATGCCAATAGGTTTTAGCGATTCAGAAAGTCCTGACCGACAGTGTGATAAAGCAGCACGAAGGAAACTTACTAAAGTGAAACAGTCATCGATTTTTCCAGTGCCGTGTCGAGATGCTGTGTATTCGGATAGCTACCTGCAAGGTTGCGAACTTAATATGAAAGAGGTAGGGAAGAAATTTTCGAAGCAGACTTGGGGGATCGTCCCAAAGATACGTGAGTTGGACGAGCATTTACGCCGAGCCGAGGTAGGGTATAACGACGTTATCAGAGAATCACATCCAGAGGTGTTATTTGCACAGTTAGCTGGAAAGCCACTTGAAACGAATAAACGCACGTCCGAAGGACGTGATGAACGAATAGCCTTACTCGAAACCTTGCATCCAAGTCTTGGTAAAGCAGTTCATCAAGCGACTAACAAAACGCTGAGAAAACATGTCATGCCTGATGACATCATTGATGCGTTAGTGTTGTGTATGGCGAGTCAATCGGCCTTGCATTTGACTCGCTTACCAGATAAAGCAGATTACGATCGCTACGGAAATTGCAGAGAAATTGTCTATCCTAAGTCGTTTTCACTGCCCGAGATTGAGCAGATTGTGCTGATGGAGGAGCCGTTCGAGACACAAATGCCGTGA